The following proteins come from a genomic window of Ferrovibrio sp. MS7:
- a CDS encoding TolC family outer membrane protein: protein MKRSSLLLLSILLAPQAALAQSLPDALAQAYRHNPQLLGERARQEATDELVPQALAGWRPTIALYGENGKEQERVKVKSNNRVTKGRANLDPNEVALQATQPLYRGGRLEAQTESAELQVQAGRHQLIAVEQNVLLSAVQAYIDVSLAKAVVDVYREHEGVLRQTLISAQGRRSQGAAAGTDVAQAEARLAQAQANRISYEGKHNAAREVYRQVIGEYPANPALPPIAMLPYKSPEELVTAARDNPNVLAATSAEAAARKDIDVARGARMPSVDLVGVLARTYEEDTLGERIWSRSVKLQVTMPLYEGGMISSKERQASKLLLQRRFAADTARRGVESSAAQAWAIFASARASREALERQLVAQAAARRGVEAGLRAGSNTTLDLLDADDELAQARIQVQQARHDEVLASYQVLAAAGDLTAKALNLPVELHDPTQNYDAVRNRWIGWGEGE, encoded by the coding sequence ATGAAGCGTTCCAGTCTGCTGTTGCTCTCAATACTGCTGGCGCCTCAGGCGGCATTGGCGCAAAGCCTGCCTGATGCACTGGCGCAAGCCTATCGGCATAACCCGCAATTGCTCGGCGAACGTGCCCGCCAGGAGGCGACCGACGAACTGGTGCCGCAGGCGCTGGCCGGCTGGCGCCCGACCATCGCGCTCTATGGCGAGAACGGCAAGGAGCAGGAGCGCGTCAAGGTCAAGAGCAACAACCGCGTCACCAAGGGCCGTGCCAATCTCGATCCCAACGAAGTCGCCCTGCAAGCAACGCAACCGCTCTATCGCGGCGGCCGGCTGGAGGCGCAGACTGAATCCGCCGAATTGCAGGTGCAGGCCGGGCGGCATCAATTGATTGCTGTGGAGCAGAATGTGCTGCTCTCAGCGGTGCAGGCTTATATCGATGTATCGCTCGCCAAGGCGGTGGTGGATGTCTACCGCGAGCACGAGGGCGTGTTGCGCCAGACATTGATTTCCGCGCAGGGCCGCCGCAGCCAGGGTGCCGCCGCCGGAACCGATGTCGCCCAGGCCGAGGCGCGGCTGGCGCAGGCCCAGGCGAACCGCATCAGCTATGAAGGCAAGCATAATGCGGCGCGGGAAGTCTATCGGCAGGTCATCGGTGAATACCCGGCTAATCCGGCATTGCCGCCGATTGCCATGCTGCCCTACAAGTCGCCGGAGGAACTGGTGACGGCGGCGCGTGACAATCCTAATGTGCTGGCCGCGACCAGCGCCGAAGCCGCGGCGCGCAAGGATATCGACGTGGCGCGCGGCGCGCGGATGCCCTCGGTCGACCTGGTCGGCGTGCTGGCCCGCACCTACGAGGAAGATACGCTCGGCGAGCGCATCTGGAGCCGCTCGGTGAAGCTGCAGGTAACGATGCCGCTCTATGAGGGCGGCATGATTTCCTCCAAGGAGCGCCAGGCCTCCAAGCTGCTGCTGCAGCGCCGCTTTGCCGCCGATACGGCACGGCGCGGCGTGGAAAGCAGCGCGGCGCAGGCCTGGGCGATCTTCGCTTCGGCGCGGGCCTCGCGCGAGGCGCTGGAACGCCAGCTGGTGGCCCAGGCCGCGGCGCGGCGCGGTGTCGAAGCCGGCCTGCGCGCCGGCAGCAACACCACGCTGGACCTCTTGGATGCCGATGACGAACTGGCCCAGGCCCGCATCCAGGTGCAGCAGGCGCGGCATGACGAAGTGCTGGCGAGCTATCAGGTGCTGGCGGCGGCGGGAGATCTCACCGCCAAGGCGCTGAACCTGCCGGTCGAACTGCATGATCCGACACAGAATTACGATGCTGTCCGCAATCGCTGGATCGGCTGGGGCGAGGGGGAATGA
- a CDS encoding glycosyltransferase domain-containing protein: protein MMQASRLRNMKFGSEPLIFHAQGYHDYKPVWPKLRDWVFAQAPQQLGPRPRVTIITCNNGHEAMGLFESSVERLGIPYIVAGRQFPVWNNAEHKPLAILEALEQVETEYVLCADSRDAILAGDPELLVDRLLAEFPTGTGMVFGACQMSWPNAPDLSGFELGLPGAAQSEYKHLNGGAWIGERGLVRDFFIAARDAAPHPAAPESEQGKLRIVFPDFHPRVTLDYGVKLFHNVGFVFEDTYQIVGEAEAA from the coding sequence GTGATGCAGGCAAGCCGGCTGCGCAACATGAAATTCGGCTCCGAGCCGCTGATCTTCCATGCTCAAGGGTATCACGATTACAAGCCGGTCTGGCCCAAGTTGCGCGACTGGGTGTTCGCGCAAGCGCCGCAGCAACTGGGGCCGCGCCCGCGCGTCACCATCATCACCTGCAATAACGGTCATGAGGCGATGGGCCTGTTCGAGAGCAGCGTCGAGCGGCTCGGCATTCCCTATATTGTCGCCGGACGGCAATTCCCGGTCTGGAACAATGCCGAGCATAAGCCGCTGGCGATCCTGGAGGCACTGGAGCAGGTCGAGACCGAGTATGTACTCTGCGCCGATTCCCGCGATGCCATTCTGGCCGGCGACCCGGAATTGCTGGTCGATCGCCTGCTGGCCGAGTTTCCCACCGGCACCGGCATGGTGTTCGGCGCCTGCCAGATGAGCTGGCCGAATGCACCGGATCTTTCCGGCTTCGAACTCGGCCTGCCCGGTGCCGCGCAATCCGAATACAAGCATCTCAATGGCGGCGCCTGGATCGGCGAACGCGGCTTGGTGCGCGATTTCTTCATCGCCGCGCGCGACGCCGCGCCGCATCCGGCGGCGCCGGAATCGGAACAAGGCAAGCTGCGGATCGTGTTCCCGGATTTCCACCCGCGCGTCACGCTCGATTACGGCGTGAAGCTTTTCCACAATGTCGGCTTTGTGTTCGAAGACACGTATCAGATCGTCGGGGAGGCGGAAGCGGCATGA
- a CDS encoding TauD/TfdA family dioxygenase has translation MRIDLAEVRPVDGNIGLLLEGNGRRLSDLATAEVAALFERHGVLLLRGFTAKGREESKQDFVSFSDRLTAEFSNYRGGGLRFAALDRQSVDGMPTLMTTTGHTQKFGIPLHGEMYYLRQPPGLIWFYADLPPARDGETTLADGAEVFAQLKPASQDFFRHNRIKYVRALVDGDWQATFMTDDLAEAERFCAEADLVMRFDAEAKVLRTEFTCSALREVGGRTVFINNLLFIHIAELVFKNGWAKQNLPGLRSPDCPIVVRAEDGSPLPPEVLSDVQAVSERLTRRIAWQQGDIAMIDNRRILHGRRDTDGGPRSILVRIGEPSFALKEAA, from the coding sequence ATGCGGATCGACTTAGCGGAGGTGCGGCCGGTCGATGGCAATATCGGCCTGCTGCTGGAAGGCAACGGGCGGCGCTTGAGTGATCTTGCCACGGCGGAAGTAGCGGCGTTGTTCGAGCGCCATGGTGTGCTGCTGCTGCGCGGGTTCACAGCGAAGGGCCGCGAGGAATCGAAACAGGATTTCGTCAGCTTCTCCGACCGCCTGACGGCTGAATTCTCCAACTACCGGGGCGGCGGCCTGCGTTTCGCGGCGCTCGACCGCCAATCGGTGGATGGCATGCCGACGCTGATGACCACCACCGGCCATACGCAGAAATTCGGCATCCCGCTGCATGGCGAGATGTATTACCTGCGCCAGCCGCCGGGCCTGATCTGGTTCTATGCCGATCTGCCGCCGGCGCGCGATGGTGAAACCACGCTGGCCGATGGCGCTGAAGTTTTCGCCCAGCTTAAACCCGCGAGCCAGGATTTCTTCCGCCACAATCGCATCAAGTATGTCCGCGCCCTGGTGGATGGTGACTGGCAGGCCACCTTCATGACCGATGACTTGGCGGAAGCCGAACGCTTCTGCGCCGAGGCCGATCTGGTGATGCGCTTCGATGCCGAGGCCAAGGTGCTGCGCACCGAATTCACCTGTTCGGCCTTGCGCGAAGTCGGCGGCCGCACGGTGTTCATCAACAACCTGCTGTTCATCCATATCGCCGAGCTGGTGTTCAAGAATGGCTGGGCGAAGCAGAATCTGCCGGGCCTGCGCAGCCCCGATTGCCCCATCGTGGTGCGCGCCGAGGATGGTTCGCCGCTGCCGCCCGAGGTGCTTTCCGATGTGCAGGCGGTGTCGGAACGGCTGACGCGGCGCATTGCCTGGCAGCAGGGCGATATCGCGATGATCGACAACCGCCGCATCCTGCATGGCCGGCGCGACACCGATGGCGGGCCGCGCTCCATCCTGGTGCGGATCGGCGAACCCTCCTTTGCATTGAAAGAGGCGGCGTGA
- a CDS encoding SDR family NAD(P)-dependent oxidoreductase, with amino-acid sequence MAGQAMASAEAAIPALDFTCAIRLPVPSVLSAAPCLEAVVAVLRAGGLPLLDLPAGFTAADLAEWAAKLTDRLLPSLSPANLGSVGAPLPLLAFRVEAGMPGLATLAEAQARHWPGALLLITCADTAALQAACALPAAQDLWIESGNMAVLRQAAADSRVSGLVAVGEEAGGWCGEMSSLLLGRAMARLGDELEAMPPWLLRGGLGVQGAAAAHVAGAAGVVLDDILWLLPEIALPEFGLGAQRRRLLESLDGKEAAVLGEAFGAPLRILLHPHFPASRALEARALEIEAAGLEPDAARRAWIEAAQTALATPDAVWPLGQGIGLAKIMRDSHGSLGRLVAAVRAVPGALAQQAPILATQFAAEQVPLAQAHRSRYPLVQGPMTRVSDVPGFAHAVAAGGGLPMIALAVLKPDEVRRVLQETKAALGEQSWGVGLLGFLPPDQLDAQLAEVLKAKPPFALIAGGRAEQALHLEAEGIVTYVHAPTPALARMLVERGVKRLVLEGRECGGHVGPLHSLLLWESIGAELLKTKQPGDLSLLLAGGVHDGLTAAMAAAALAPLVAAGAKIGCLMGTAYLATEEITATGAITPAFQQAVVAAKGTSNLESGRGHANRCLATPFADFFQAERRRLLRQGLSGDALREALDDLLLGRLRVAAKGVERQGADLVAVDAMRQQAEGMFMAGEAAAQIGQVSSIAALHAEVCDGAAARLGALAGQDAAPASSGAACDIAIIGMAMHVPGATSHHGFWRNVLDKSAAIREIPADRWDWRLYYSAERNKPDHISSRWGGFIDGLAFDPLRYGIPPKAVPDIAPGQLLTLEMVRRALIDAGYETRSFDREHTAVIVAGEDAGGYLGNELIARALAPLVSDAAAVAQVRAHTQGWSEEVFPGILTSVVAGRIANRFDFGGANFTIDSACASSITALSLAVSELSSGRANVAVLAGTDTTQTPYHYIAFSAVSALSPSGKLRAFDQAADGTVLGEGVAAFILKRRVDAERDGDRIYAVIKAVASSSDGKGLGMTAPRPIGQKRALRRAYEAAGHSIAGLGFYEAHGTGTAVGDRAELETVGGLLKDAGAAAQSCALGSVKALIGHAKTAAGAVGLAKVALALHHRTIPPQPGIERPLQPIGQADSPLYVSDGPQPWFGGDRPRRAGLSAFGFGGTNAHAVLEEYDPGRTATAGAAAWPAYLFAGSAADKAGLLREIALLERAARHDTPDGASIELFEIAAALAERMDPAAAWGFTLVATGKEHLLEGLAAIRRHLEDAAQPLPQDAWAGARKAAGAMPLALLFPGQGSQRLQMCRDIAVYMPELRASIEAAEAQAANMLPDRLSRLIYPPAVFDGAAREAQAAKLTNTAVAQIALGAVEAGLIDLLHRLGARPAFAAGHSYGEYAALYAGGAMDRATLFKLSLARGRAMAAAPAGRMCAVSASREALQPRLAAFPNVVIANINSDKQIVLSGASTEIESLVALLEGEGIPCRLLNVGGAFHSPLMRDAQAPLGAAIAAATVKPPSRLAVHATRDGRPFPDDVPALKAQLAAQMTDAVDFVAQVRGLAAAGARLFVELGPGGVLAHLTKQILKDGDVRVLHVDDGGGLRGLLRVLAVLWAEGQPLDLARLLPQAASRPLETLAELATREAAITTWIIDAMQVRPARSDSPFKSHRPALRDINSPAAAPASQNNPSQTNHGDNMAAERPPSIGAGSMGGGSELLAAYAEYQATMRQFLQTQEQVMNLMLGGQPAAPIPYAAPAPMPVLPAAMPAPVPAPVAMAAPAPVAAAPVAAAPVAAAAPRLDKSGAEALLRDIVSERTGYPLAMIDLEQDIEAELGVDSIKRLEMIERVLAALPPAASQRFRAGAERTARVKVLRQWVEAILAALEDESGGAKDVAADVAASVPVPADAAQSSSTAPAIDSCPAFAMAPRLAPLPANMPWRLKGLFLLLPGPEAITHEIARALASRGLVVAVLPEEPAAQAEAIRAARAEHGPVRGLVQLSGFSIPEDMAWSEANARGVKALYRAVQLVLEDLAAPHPVKSRVFACSSLGGCFGRNDFGAAAPASLAACSAGAALGFLNTLAIEHPAIAARALDFAPDMAAARLADILLAELAFEPGRVEVGYAPLGRTVFEAQPFAYAGTSTAAAIPGGVILATGGVRGITAAMLAASAAPGTTLIALGRRGLPEADPHPDCREANALRKRLAEQALASGQAVKPAEIAARAEAILRDREAAQALAALQQAGLRVEVRGVDTRDAAALSALLDDVQTRFGAIGTLVHGAGVIEDKLIQDKQPDSFDRVFETKVAPLPILLGHPALAKLERLVLFSSIAGRFGNRGQGDYAAANELLNRAALWFAARHPAVKVVSYNWGPWAGAGMASAAVNEQFRQRGIVPIPLAGGVALACHALRESGPVELIAGEGDWNRDLADESAALNRVESPMLQAGTLQGE; translated from the coding sequence ATGGCTGGCCAGGCTATGGCCTCGGCTGAAGCCGCTATTCCCGCGCTCGACTTCACCTGCGCTATCCGCCTGCCGGTTCCATCTGTTCTCTCCGCCGCCCCTTGTCTTGAAGCTGTTGTCGCGGTGCTGCGCGCTGGTGGCCTGCCGCTGCTCGATCTGCCGGCCGGTTTCACCGCCGCCGATCTCGCCGAATGGGCCGCCAAGCTCACCGACCGGCTGCTGCCAAGTCTCTCTCCCGCCAATCTGGGATCTGTCGGCGCGCCGTTGCCTTTGTTGGCCTTTCGCGTCGAGGCCGGGATGCCCGGCCTCGCCACTCTTGCCGAAGCCCAGGCGCGCCATTGGCCCGGCGCCCTGCTGTTGATCACCTGTGCCGATACGGCGGCGCTGCAAGCTGCCTGCGCGCTGCCGGCGGCGCAGGATTTGTGGATCGAAAGCGGCAATATGGCGGTGCTGCGCCAGGCCGCCGCCGATAGCCGGGTCTCCGGCCTGGTAGCGGTGGGCGAGGAAGCCGGCGGCTGGTGCGGCGAGATGTCGAGCCTGCTGCTTGGCCGCGCCATGGCCCGGCTCGGCGATGAATTGGAAGCGATGCCGCCCTGGCTGCTGCGCGGCGGCCTCGGTGTGCAGGGTGCCGCTGCAGCCCATGTTGCTGGCGCTGCTGGGGTGGTGCTGGACGATATCCTCTGGCTGCTGCCGGAAATCGCCCTGCCGGAATTCGGCCTTGGCGCCCAGCGCCGCCGCCTGCTGGAAAGCCTGGATGGCAAGGAAGCCGCCGTGCTTGGCGAGGCCTTCGGCGCACCGCTGCGCATCCTGCTGCATCCGCATTTCCCGGCGTCGCGGGCGCTGGAAGCCCGCGCGCTGGAAATCGAGGCTGCCGGCCTCGAACCGGACGCGGCACGCCGGGCCTGGATCGAGGCGGCGCAGACTGCGCTTGCCACGCCCGATGCGGTCTGGCCGCTCGGCCAGGGCATCGGTCTGGCGAAAATCATGCGCGACAGCCATGGCTCGCTTGGCCGGCTGGTCGCCGCCGTGCGCGCCGTGCCGGGCGCGCTGGCGCAGCAGGCCCCAATATTGGCAACGCAATTCGCGGCCGAACAGGTGCCGTTGGCACAAGCGCATCGCAGCCGCTATCCGCTCGTACAAGGCCCGATGACGCGGGTGAGCGATGTGCCGGGCTTCGCGCATGCCGTGGCGGCGGGCGGCGGCTTGCCGATGATCGCGCTGGCGGTGCTGAAGCCCGACGAAGTTCGCCGCGTGCTGCAGGAAACCAAGGCGGCGCTGGGCGAGCAATCCTGGGGCGTCGGCCTGCTCGGCTTCCTGCCGCCGGACCAGCTCGATGCCCAGCTGGCGGAAGTGCTTAAGGCCAAGCCACCTTTCGCGCTGATCGCCGGCGGCCGCGCCGAACAGGCGCTGCATCTCGAAGCCGAGGGCATTGTCACCTATGTGCATGCGCCGACCCCGGCGCTGGCGCGCATGCTGGTGGAGCGCGGCGTCAAGCGGCTGGTGCTGGAAGGCCGCGAATGCGGCGGCCATGTCGGTCCGCTGCATTCGCTGCTGCTGTGGGAAAGCATCGGCGCTGAATTGCTCAAAACCAAACAGCCCGGCGACCTCTCGCTGCTGTTGGCTGGCGGCGTGCATGATGGCCTCACCGCCGCCATGGCCGCGGCCGCGCTGGCGCCGCTGGTTGCCGCCGGCGCCAAAATCGGTTGCCTGATGGGCACCGCCTATCTGGCGACCGAGGAAATCACCGCCACTGGCGCCATAACGCCGGCCTTCCAGCAGGCCGTGGTGGCGGCCAAAGGCACCAGCAATCTGGAAAGCGGGCGCGGCCACGCCAATCGCTGCTTGGCCACGCCGTTCGCCGATTTCTTCCAGGCCGAACGCCGCCGCCTGCTGCGCCAAGGCCTGAGCGGCGATGCCTTGCGCGAAGCGCTGGACGATCTGCTGCTCGGCCGCCTGCGCGTTGCCGCCAAGGGGGTCGAGCGCCAGGGCGCGGATCTGGTGGCGGTGGATGCCATGCGCCAGCAGGCGGAAGGCATGTTCATGGCCGGCGAGGCGGCGGCACAGATCGGCCAGGTCAGCAGCATCGCGGCGCTGCATGCGGAGGTCTGCGATGGCGCGGCGGCAAGGCTTGGCGCGCTGGCCGGGCAGGACGCGGCGCCGGCATCGAGCGGCGCCGCCTGCGACATCGCCATCATCGGCATGGCGATGCATGTGCCGGGCGCTACAAGCCATCATGGCTTCTGGCGCAATGTACTGGATAAGAGTGCGGCGATCCGCGAGATCCCCGCCGACAGATGGGATTGGCGCCTCTACTACTCGGCGGAGCGCAACAAGCCGGACCATATCTCCAGCCGCTGGGGCGGCTTCATTGATGGCTTGGCCTTCGATCCGCTGCGCTATGGCATTCCGCCCAAGGCGGTGCCCGATATCGCGCCGGGGCAGTTGCTCACGCTCGAAATGGTGCGCCGCGCGCTGATCGATGCCGGCTATGAGACGCGCAGCTTCGACCGCGAGCATACCGCCGTGATCGTGGCCGGTGAGGATGCCGGTGGCTATCTCGGCAATGAACTGATCGCCCGCGCGCTCGCCCCATTGGTCAGCGACGCGGCTGCGGTGGCGCAGGTGCGCGCCCATACGCAGGGCTGGAGCGAGGAAGTCTTCCCCGGCATCCTCACCAGCGTGGTTGCCGGGCGTATCGCCAACCGCTTCGATTTCGGCGGCGCCAATTTCACCATCGACTCCGCCTGCGCGTCGAGCATCACGGCGCTATCACTGGCGGTGAGCGAACTCAGCTCAGGCCGTGCCAATGTGGCGGTGCTGGCCGGCACCGACACCACCCAGACGCCGTATCACTACATTGCCTTCTCCGCCGTCTCGGCCCTGTCGCCGAGCGGCAAGCTGCGCGCCTTCGATCAGGCCGCCGATGGCACGGTGCTGGGCGAGGGCGTCGCCGCCTTCATCCTCAAGCGCCGCGTTGATGCCGAGCGCGATGGCGACCGCATCTATGCCGTGATCAAGGCGGTGGCGAGTTCCAGCGACGGCAAGGGGCTGGGCATGACCGCGCCGCGCCCGATCGGGCAGAAGCGCGCGTTGCGCCGTGCCTATGAAGCCGCCGGGCATTCGATTGCCGGCCTCGGTTTCTACGAAGCGCATGGCACCGGTACGGCGGTGGGCGACCGCGCCGAACTCGAAACCGTCGGCGGCCTGCTGAAAGATGCTGGCGCGGCGGCGCAGAGCTGTGCGCTTGGTTCGGTGAAGGCGCTGATCGGCCATGCCAAGACGGCAGCCGGCGCCGTCGGCCTGGCCAAGGTGGCGCTGGCGCTGCATCACCGCACCATTCCGCCGCAGCCCGGCATCGAGCGGCCGTTGCAGCCGATCGGCCAAGCGGATTCACCGCTCTATGTCAGCGATGGCCCGCAGCCCTGGTTTGGCGGCGACCGGCCGCGCCGCGCCGGCCTCTCGGCTTTCGGCTTCGGCGGCACCAATGCCCATGCGGTGCTGGAGGAATACGATCCCGGTCGAACAGCCACTGCCGGTGCCGCTGCCTGGCCGGCCTATCTGTTTGCCGGTTCTGCCGCTGACAAAGCTGGCCTGCTGCGCGAGATCGCCTTGCTGGAACGCGCCGCACGGCATGACACGCCCGATGGCGCCAGCATCGAATTGTTCGAGATCGCCGCCGCTTTGGCCGAGCGGATGGATCCTGCCGCAGCCTGGGGCTTCACCTTGGTTGCCACCGGCAAGGAGCACTTGCTTGAAGGCCTTGCCGCGATCCGGCGTCATCTCGAGGATGCCGCGCAGCCGCTGCCGCAGGATGCCTGGGCCGGCGCGCGCAAGGCGGCCGGCGCGATGCCGCTGGCCCTGCTGTTCCCCGGCCAGGGCAGCCAGCGGCTGCAGATGTGCCGCGATATCGCTGTCTACATGCCGGAACTGCGCGCCAGCATCGAAGCCGCCGAGGCCCAGGCCGCCAACATGCTGCCAGACCGCCTGAGCCGCCTGATCTATCCGCCAGCGGTGTTCGATGGTGCGGCGCGCGAGGCGCAGGCGGCGAAACTCACCAACACGGCGGTGGCGCAGATCGCGCTCGGCGCGGTGGAGGCCGGGCTTATCGACCTGTTGCACCGGCTTGGCGCCCGCCCGGCTTTCGCCGCCGGCCATTCCTATGGCGAATATGCCGCGCTCTATGCCGGCGGCGCCATGGACCGGGCCACTTTGTTCAAGCTGTCGCTGGCGCGCGGCCGTGCCATGGCGGCGGCACCCGCCGGCCGCATGTGTGCCGTTTCCGCCAGCCGCGAGGCATTGCAGCCGCGTCTTGCCGCTTTCCCCAATGTGGTGATCGCCAATATCAATTCCGATAAGCAGATCGTGCTGTCGGGCGCCAGCACCGAGATCGAAAGCCTGGTGGCGCTGCTGGAAGGCGAGGGCATTCCCTGCCGCCTGCTCAATGTTGGCGGTGCCTTCCATTCGCCGCTGATGCGCGACGCCCAGGCGCCGCTCGGCGCGGCCATCGCGGCGGCAACGGTCAAGCCGCCATCCCGCCTCGCGGTGCATGCCACCCGCGATGGCCGGCCCTTTCCCGATGACGTGCCGGCGCTGAAAGCGCAGTTGGCAGCGCAGATGACCGATGCGGTGGATTTTGTGGCCCAGGTGCGCGGCCTTGCTGCTGCCGGCGCGCGGCTGTTCGTCGAACTCGGCCCGGGCGGCGTGCTGGCGCATCTGACCAAGCAGATTTTGAAAGACGGCGACGTCCGCGTGCTGCATGTCGATGACGGCGGCGGCCTGCGCGGTTTGCTGCGCGTGCTGGCGGTACTGTGGGCCGAGGGCCAGCCGCTCGACCTGGCCCGGCTGCTGCCGCAGGCGGCATCACGCCCGCTTGAAACCCTGGCTGAACTGGCGACACGCGAAGCGGCGATCACTACCTGGATCATTGATGCCATGCAGGTGCGCCCGGCGCGCAGTGACTCGCCGTTCAAGTCGCACCGCCCGGCTTTGCGCGATATCAATTCGCCGGCCGCCGCGCCTGCCTCCCAGAATAATCCCTCCCAGACCAACCATGGTGACAACATGGCAGCAGAAAGACCGCCCAGCATTGGCGCTGGCAGCATGGGGGGCGGCAGCGAGCTGCTTGCCGCCTATGCCGAATACCAGGCGACGATGCGCCAGTTCCTGCAGACCCAGGAGCAGGTGATGAACCTGATGCTCGGCGGCCAGCCGGCAGCACCGATACCTTACGCTGCGCCTGCGCCGATGCCGGTATTGCCGGCAGCGATGCCTGCTCCTGTGCCGGCCCCTGTGGCGATGGCTGCGCCCGCGCCTGTTGCCGCTGCTCCCGTTGCTGCTGCCCCAGTTGCTGCCGCCGCGCCGCGCCTGGATAAGAGTGGCGCCGAGGCCTTGCTGCGCGACATCGTCAGCGAGCGTACCGGCTATCCGCTGGCGATGATCGACCTGGAGCAGGATATCGAGGCCGAACTGGGCGTCGACTCGATCAAGCGGCTGGAGATGATCGAGCGCGTGCTGGCGGCCCTGCCGCCGGCGGCTTCGCAGCGTTTCCGCGCCGGGGCCGAACGCACCGCGCGGGTCAAGGTGCTGCGGCAATGGGTGGAGGCGATCCTGGCCGCGCTTGAGGATGAATCTGGCGGCGCCAAGGATGTCGCCGCCGATGTTGCCGCGTCCGTGCCGGTGCCGGCGGACGCGGCTCAATCTTCCTCCACGGCACCCGCTATTGATAGCTGCCCGGCCTTCGCCATGGCACCGCGCCTGGCGCCCCTACCGGCAAACATGCCCTGGCGGCTGAAGGGCCTGTTCCTGCTGCTGCCGGGACCAGAAGCGATTACCCATGAAATCGCCCGCGCTCTGGCTTCGCGTGGCCTGGTGGTGGCGGTGCTGCCCGAGGAGCCGGCGGCGCAGGCGGAAGCGATCCGCGCCGCCCGCGCCGAACATGGCCCGGTGCGCGGCCTGGTGCAGCTTTCCGGCTTCAGCATCCCCGAAGATATGGCATGGAGCGAGGCCAATGCGCGCGGCGTGAAGGCACTCTACCGCGCGGTGCAGCTTGTGCTGGAAGACCTCGCCGCGCCGCATCCGGTGAAAAGCCGTGTCTTCGCCTGTTCCAGCCTGGGCGGCTGTTTCGGCCGCAATGATTTCGGCGCCGCCGCGCCGGCAAGCCTGGCGGCCTGCAGCGCCGGCGCCGCGCTCGGCTTCCTCAATACGCTGGCCATCGAACATCCCGCCATCGCTGCCCGCGCGCTGGATTTCGCGCCAGACATGGCGGCGGCGCGGCTTGCGGACATCCTGCTTGCCGAACTCGCCTTCGAGCCGGGCCGCGTCGAGGTCGGCTATGCCCCGCTTGGCCGCACCGTATTCGAGGCGCAGCCCTTTGCCTATGCCGGCACATCCACCGCAGCGGCCATTCCGGGTGGCGTGATCCTTGCCACCGGCGGCGTGCGCGGGATTACCGCCGCGATGCTGGCCGCAAGCGCTGCGCCCGGCACCACGCTGATCGCTTTGGGCCGTCGTGGCTTGCCGGAAGCCGATCCGCATCCCGATTGCCGCGAGGCCAATGCCCTGCGCAAGCGCCTGGCGGAACAGGCCCTGGCGTCAGGCCAGGCGGTTAAGCCGGCTGAAATCGCTGCGCGGGCGGAAGCGATCCTGCGCGACCGCGAGGCGGCGCAGGCGCTGGCTGCCTTGCAGCAGGCCGGCCTGCGCGTGGAAGTGCGCGGTGTCGATACCCGCGATGCGGCAGCATTGTCGGCATTGCTGGATGACGTGCAGACGCGTTTCGGTGCCATCGGCACCCTGGTGCATGGCGCCGGGGTGATCGAGGACAAGCTGATCCAGGACAAGCAGCCCGACTCCTTCGACCGCGTGTTCGAGACCAAGGTGGCGCCTTTGCCCATACTGCTCGGGCATCCGGCCTTGGCCAAGCTGGAGCGGCTGGTGCTGTTCAGCTCGATTGCCGGCCGTTTCGGCAATCGCGGCCAGGGCGATTACGCCGCTGCCAACGAACTGCTGAACCGCGCCGCCCTGTGGTTCGCCGCCCGTCACCCGGCGGTGAAGGTGGTGTCCTATAACTGGGGACCCTGGGCCGGCGCCGGCATGGCCTCGGCGGCAGTGAATGAGCAATTCCGCCAGCGCGGCATTGTGCCGATTCCGCTGGCCGGCGGCGTGGCGCTGGCCTGCCATGCCTTGCGCGAGAGCGGTCCGGTGGAACTTATCGCCGGTGAAGGCGACTGGAACCGCGATCTCGCCGATGAGTCGGCAGCATTGAACAGGGTGGAAAGCCCAATGTTGCAAGCCGGGACGTTGCAGGGGGAGTGA
- a CDS encoding potassium channel family protein has protein sequence MRRPFHFSAETRDWALSGMVLALLVVHFVLGPISDLGLLNRPVIGTLATLLVLTGLIATYSGTAIGYATLAGGGLVCALQLLHLLHPEPVTTTALLLSGAGFLLLISAAILMDVFSRRRVNLHCIMGAVAVYLLLGLIWGLLYVTLELLSPGAFVYPSEAERGHRTFSNLLYFSFVTLTTVGYGDFLPLHPVARSLATAEALVGQLFPAVLLARLVSMEVSSASEKS, from the coding sequence ATGCGCCGGCCGTTCCATTTCAGTGCCGAAACCCGCGACTGGGCTTTGTCCGGCATGGTCCTGGCGCTGCTGGTGGTGCATTTCGTGCTCGGGCCGATCAGCGATCTCGGTCTGCTCAACCGCCCGGTGATCGGCACGCTGGCCACCCTGCTGGTGCTTACCGGCCTCATCGCCACCTATAGCGGCACCGCCATCGGCTATGCCACGCTGGCCGGCGGCGGCCTGGTCTGCGCCCTGCAATTGCTGCATCTGCTGCACCCGGAACCCGTCACCACGACAGCCCTGCTGCTGTCTGGCGCCGGCTTCCTGCTGCTGATCTCGGCCGCCATCCTGATGGATGTGTTCAGCCGCCGCCGGGTCAACCTGCATTGCATAATGGGCGCCGTGGCTGTCTACCTGCTGCTCGGGCTGATCTGGGGCCTGCTCTATGTCACCCTGGAACTGCTTTCGCCCGGCGCCTTCGTCTATCCCAGCGAGGCGGAGCGCGGCCACCGCACCTTCTCCAATCTGCTCTATTTCTCCTTCGTCACCCTCACCACGGTGGGCTATGGCGACTTCCTGCCATTGCATCCGGTGGCCCGTTCCCTGGCCACGGCGGAGGCCCTGGTGGGGCAGCTATTCCCGGCCGTGTTGCTGGCGCGGCTGGTTTCCATGGAAGTGTCCTCCGCCTCGGAAAAATCATAA